In Spiroplasma litorale, a single genomic region encodes these proteins:
- the mreB gene encoding rod shape-determining protein: MAVSKKPTFVSMDLGTANTLVFISGQGVVYNEPSIVAYKIKENRIVAVGTEAYKMIGKGNKTIRVVKPMVDGVITDIRATEAQLRYIFQKLRISKQLRHSIMLLACPSVITELEKSALKKIAMNLGADQVFVEEEVKMAALGGGVNIYAPTGNLIIDMGGGTTDIAVLASGDIVLSKSVKVAGNYLNDECQKFIRSQYGLEIGSKTAESIKVNIGSLAKYPDERRMKVYGRDVVSGLPREIEITPEEVREVLKVPVSRIIDLTVQVLEDTPPELAGDIFRNGITICGGGALIRGIDKYFADTLQLPTKVGEQPLLAVINGTKKFESEIWEIIKAQRHHEDVMGR; this comes from the coding sequence ATGGCTGTAAGTAAAAAACCTACATTCGTTTCAATGGACCTTGGAACTGCAAATACACTTGTGTTTATTTCAGGACAAGGTGTGGTTTATAATGAACCCTCAATTGTTGCGTATAAGATTAAAGAAAATAGAATTGTAGCAGTTGGTACTGAAGCGTACAAAATGATTGGAAAAGGAAATAAAACAATCCGTGTTGTAAAACCAATGGTTGACGGAGTTATTACTGACATTAGAGCTACTGAAGCTCAATTAAGATATATATTCCAAAAATTACGTATATCTAAACAATTAAGACACTCAATCATGTTATTAGCTTGTCCATCAGTTATTACTGAATTAGAAAAAAGTGCACTTAAAAAAATAGCAATGAACTTAGGAGCAGACCAAGTGTTTGTTGAAGAAGAAGTTAAAATGGCTGCTTTAGGTGGAGGAGTTAATATATATGCTCCAACAGGAAATCTAATTATAGATATGGGTGGGGGAACTACTGATATAGCAGTTCTTGCATCAGGAGATATCGTTTTATCAAAATCAGTTAAAGTTGCTGGTAACTACTTAAATGATGAATGTCAAAAATTCATTCGTTCACAATACGGACTAGAAATTGGTTCTAAAACTGCTGAATCAATTAAAGTTAATATTGGATCATTGGCTAAATACCCAGATGAAAGAAGAATGAAAGTTTATGGACGTGATGTTGTTTCAGGATTACCAAGAGAAATCGAAATAACACCAGAAGAAGTTCGTGAAGTATTAAAAGTACCTGTATCAAGAATTATTGACCTAACTGTTCAAGTTCTTGAAGATACACCACCAGAATTAGCTGGAGATATCTTCAGAAATGGTATTACTATTTGTGGGGGTGGAGCATTGATTAGAGGTATTGATAAATACTTTGCAGATACTCTACAATTACCAACTAAAGTTGGAGAACAACCTTTATTAGCCGTTATTAACGGAACTAAAAAATTCGAATCAGAAATTTGAGAAATTATTAAAGCTCAAAGACATCATGAAGATGTAATGGGTAGATAA
- the mreB gene encoding rod shape-determining protein: MYQETKRPFISLDLGTSNILAYVSGQGIVYNQPSLMAYDINTNTLVAIGEDAYDMVGKTSENIRIITPLVDGVIADLDAAKDLLKHIFDRLKMMNFWKGSIVVLACPSGVTELERDALKMVAKDMGADLVVIEEEVKMAALGAGVNIELPNGNLVVDIGGGTTDIAILSANEVVSSKSVKVAGNYFNNEILKYIRSEYNMAIGSTTSENIKKTLGSLVQYPNERSMQIYGRDIISGLPKEAKINSEEVRNILLSAFSKITDLVIEILEEIPPELAGDIMKNGMIICGGGALIRNIDKYFYDIFQLPTKIAAEPLGCVIEGTKAYEKIIVKRVNEGAYDASQDTYLKKLN; this comes from the coding sequence ATGTATCAAGAAACTAAAAGACCTTTTATTTCACTAGACCTTGGCACAAGTAACATATTAGCATATGTTTCAGGCCAAGGTATTGTTTATAATCAACCAAGTTTGATGGCATATGATATTAATACAAATACTTTGGTAGCTATTGGTGAAGATGCTTATGATATGGTTGGTAAAACAAGTGAGAATATTAGAATAATTACACCCCTTGTCGATGGTGTAATCGCTGACTTAGATGCAGCAAAAGATTTATTAAAACATATCTTTGATAGACTTAAAATGATGAATTTCTGGAAAGGTTCAATTGTTGTACTTGCTTGTCCAAGTGGTGTAACAGAACTTGAAAGAGATGCACTTAAAATGGTTGCGAAAGATATGGGTGCTGATCTTGTTGTTATTGAAGAAGAAGTTAAAATGGCTGCTTTAGGAGCTGGAGTTAACATTGAATTACCAAATGGTAACTTGGTTGTTGACATTGGTGGAGGAACCACTGATATTGCTATACTATCTGCAAATGAAGTGGTTTCATCAAAATCAGTTAAAGTTGCTGGTAACTATTTCAATAATGAAATTCTTAAGTACATTCGTTCAGAATACAATATGGCAATTGGTTCTACTACATCTGAAAACATTAAAAAAACATTAGGGTCACTTGTACAATACCCTAATGAAAGATCTATGCAAATTTATGGTAGAGATATTATATCAGGACTTCCAAAAGAGGCTAAAATAAACTCTGAAGAAGTTAGAAATATATTATTAAGTGCTTTTAGTAAAATTACAGATTTAGTAATTGAAATACTTGAAGAAATACCACCAGAATTAGCTGGAGATATAATGAAAAACGGTATGATAATTTGTGGAGGTGGAGCATTGATTAGAAATATTGATAAATATTTCTATGATATATTCCAATTACCTACCAAAATTGCAGCAGAACCACTAGGTTGTGTTATTGAAGGCACAAAAGCCTATGAAAAAATAATTGTCAAAAGAGTTAATGAAGGTGCTTATGATGCAAGTCAAGATACTTATTTAAAGAAATTAAACTAA
- a CDS encoding lipoprotein: MKKLLSILGSVTFMATSISTVVACGDKTEPEDGNSAAGGEEGKKGFVLDTKSIEGNPGDRKIILIKNYSELSNDELPNSYKCSEDGYLDVTFDYSNKQILVDLKKPTTNNIKLTISSSANYTADIDVKVNNVKIDISKVVKINTFIAGNKLSDGTIDPSIAIGDEGFKITEAGIVDSMNNINKLSLDIKGLDIKLQYSGDNGIGARYEISGKENSDYTGKVIVNLNKGVDPNLFFANKNIGNIFVYEGAFNKIDDVLKHEKNKKSIISMAIENLGATNKDFEYLRGNLLQGKDMFNPNAKVIIDNAVATKTGVTLNKFPTMNPIFVDKGKIELTYNLVKEDRITLYEALPSDKLIEAPKDLLENESIENSKKLKDVVYDKLTDEFKNKISQSYFESFTKVRYKIRKSKEDATKVTKIDVLPGSNDLYGHDGGSFNSYIVTDSTVGIGTQGGNLGEYEEDGKLDIKYTTGMGFFEYSGGLKGDFHQGHDIFKEKQ; this comes from the coding sequence ATGAAAAAATTATTAAGCATTTTAGGAAGTGTCACATTCATGGCAACTTCTATATCCACAGTAGTTGCTTGTGGTGATAAAACAGAACCAGAAGATGGAAATAGCGCTGCTGGTGGCGAAGAAGGTAAAAAAGGTTTCGTTTTAGACACAAAATCTATTGAAGGAAACCCAGGAGATAGAAAAATAATATTAATAAAAAATTACTCAGAATTGTCAAATGATGAATTACCTAACTCTTATAAATGTTCAGAAGATGGCTATTTAGATGTAACTTTTGATTATTCTAATAAACAAATACTTGTTGATCTAAAAAAACCAACAACAAATAATATTAAACTAACAATTTCTTCAAGTGCTAACTATACTGCTGATATTGATGTAAAAGTGAATAATGTAAAAATTGATATTTCAAAAGTAGTAAAAATTAATACCTTTATAGCTGGTAACAAACTAAGTGATGGAACAATAGACCCAAGTATAGCTATTGGTGATGAAGGATTTAAAATTACTGAAGCTGGGATTGTTGATAGTATGAATAATATTAATAAATTATCACTTGACATAAAAGGGTTAGATATTAAATTACAATACTCAGGTGATAATGGAATTGGTGCTAGATATGAAATATCAGGAAAAGAAAATAGTGATTATACTGGAAAAGTTATAGTTAATTTAAATAAAGGTGTTGATCCAAATCTATTTTTTGCAAACAAAAATATAGGAAATATTTTTGTGTATGAAGGAGCTTTTAATAAAATAGATGATGTACTTAAACATGAAAAAAATAAAAAATCTATAATATCAATGGCTATAGAAAATTTAGGTGCTACTAACAAAGATTTTGAATACCTAAGAGGAAATTTATTACAAGGTAAAGATATGTTTAATCCAAATGCAAAGGTTATTATTGATAATGCTGTTGCAACAAAAACTGGAGTAACTTTAAATAAGTTCCCAACAATGAATCCTATATTTGTTGATAAAGGTAAAATTGAGTTAACTTATAATCTTGTCAAAGAAGATAGAATAACATTATACGAAGCTTTACCAAGTGATAAACTAATTGAAGCTCCAAAAGATTTATTAGAAAATGAATCAATAGAAAACTCTAAAAAATTAAAAGACGTTGTATACGATAAATTAACAGATGAATTTAAAAATAAAATTAGTCAATCATACTTTGAAAGTTTCACAAAAGTTAGATATAAAATTAGAAAATCAAAAGAGGATGCAACTAAGGTTACAAAAATTGATGTATTACCAGGTTCAAATGATCTTTATGGTCATGATGGAGGATCATTTAATTCATACATTGTAACCGATTCAACTGTTGGGATTGGAACCCAAGGTGGAAATCTAGGAGAATATGAAGAAGATGGAAAGCTAGATATTAAATACACCACAGGTATGGGATTTTTTGAATATAGCGGAGGTCTTAAAGGAGACTTTCACCAAGGACACGATATATTTAAAGAAAAACAATAA
- a CDS encoding lipoprotein: MKKLLSILGSVAFMATSISTVVACGNTEKTEEENKPETPNPEGENSKDLKDLIKVDKFIAGNKLSDGTIDPSIAIGDEGFKITEAGIVDSMNNINKTNIDINSIQLNKLTSGINGIGDIYKIIAKEGMGYKGEVNVVLNKGVDPNLFFANKDIGNIYVYQGAFNKIDDVLKHEKNKKSILAMAVENLGSANKDFEYLRSNLLQGENMLNPNAKVIIDNAVATKTGVTLNKFPTMNNIFIQRDKIEIKYSLKKDERITFYEALPESKTIDAPKDLLENESFEGSKKLKDLVYSKLSDKFKTKIDIKKFEEFTRIKYKVKKSSNESSLVTKIDILPGYEDLYGHDGGSFNSYIVTDKLVGYGTNGGNLGEYEEGGKLDIKYTTGMGFVEMAGAMKGDFYQGHAIFEEK, translated from the coding sequence ATGAAAAAATTATTAAGCATTTTAGGAAGTGTTGCTTTTATGGCAACTTCTATATCCACAGTAGTTGCTTGTGGGAACACAGAAAAAACAGAAGAAGAAAATAAACCAGAAACACCTAACCCAGAAGGTGAAAATAGTAAAGATTTAAAAGATTTAATTAAAGTTGACAAATTTATAGCAGGTAACAAACTAAGTGATGGAACAATTGACCCAAGTATAGCTATTGGTGATGAAGGATTTAAAATTACTGAAGCTGGAATTGTTGATAGTATGAATAATATTAATAAAACTAATATAGATATAAACTCAATTCAACTTAATAAGTTAACAAGTGGAATAAATGGTATCGGAGATATTTATAAAATAATTGCAAAAGAAGGAATGGGTTATAAAGGAGAAGTAAACGTTGTATTAAACAAAGGTGTTGATCCAAATCTATTTTTTGCAAATAAAGATATTGGCAATATTTATGTTTACCAAGGAGCTTTTAATAAAATTGATGATGTACTTAAACATGAAAAAAACAAAAAGTCAATTTTAGCAATGGCTGTAGAAAATTTAGGTTCAGCTAATAAAGATTTTGAGTATTTAAGATCTAATTTATTACAAGGTGAAAATATGCTTAACCCTAATGCAAAGGTTATTATTGATAATGCTGTTGCAACAAAAACTGGAGTAACTTTAAATAAGTTTCCAACAATGAATAATATATTTATACAAAGAGATAAAATTGAAATAAAATATAGTTTAAAAAAAGACGAAAGAATAACTTTTTATGAAGCATTACCAGAAAGCAAAACAATTGATGCTCCAAAAGATTTATTAGAAAATGAATCATTTGAAGGGTCTAAAAAATTAAAAGATCTTGTTTATAGTAAATTATCGGATAAATTCAAAACAAAAATTGATATAAAAAAATTTGAAGAATTTACAAGAATTAAATATAAAGTAAAAAAATCTTCAAATGAGTCTTCCTTAGTTACAAAAATTGATATACTACCGGGTTATGAAGATTTGTATGGTCATGATGGCGGTTCATTTAATTCATACATTGTAACTGACAAATTAGTTGGATATGGAACCAATGGAGGAAATCTAGGAGAATATGAAGAAGGTGGAAAACTAGATATTAAATACACCACAGGTATGGGTTTTGTAGAAATGGCAGGAGCTATGAAGGGAGACTTTTACCAAGGTCATGCTATCTTTGAAGAAAAATAA
- the mreB gene encoding rod shape-determining protein: MKLEERTFIALDLGTSNIIAYVSKQGIVYNEPSIMAYDLVTNTLLALGEEAYNMLGKTHENISMVVPIKDGVITDLDAAKDMLKHVFGKLKMLNDWKNSVILLACPSEVTELEREALKQVAYDMGAEIVIVEEEVKMAAIGAGINIDIPKGNIVIDIGGGTSDIAIISAGDIIISRSIKVAGNAFNDEIKKYVRSEYNVTIGDRTAENVKKELGSLAKYKGEKTMSVFGRDIVSGLPKEAIISSEEIRNVLVNAFSRITDMVIEIMENTPPELAGDIISNGFMLCGGGALIRGIKEYFNGIFSIPCKISPSPMTGVVEGAQIYQKVINRRIESGYYGKNARDLRKSSQSQYI, encoded by the coding sequence ATGAAACTAGAGGAACGCACATTTATAGCATTAGATCTAGGAACAAGTAACATAATTGCGTACGTTAGTAAGCAAGGTATAGTTTATAACGAACCATCAATTATGGCATATGACTTAGTTACAAATACTTTATTAGCATTAGGTGAAGAAGCATACAATATGTTAGGTAAAACACACGAAAACATTAGTATGGTTGTTCCAATTAAAGATGGAGTTATAACTGATCTAGATGCTGCAAAAGATATGTTAAAACATGTTTTTGGTAAATTAAAAATGCTAAATGATTGAAAAAACTCTGTAATATTATTGGCATGTCCAAGTGAAGTTACAGAACTTGAAAGAGAAGCATTAAAACAAGTAGCTTATGATATGGGTGCTGAAATTGTTATAGTTGAAGAAGAAGTTAAAATGGCTGCCATTGGAGCAGGGATTAACATTGATATTCCAAAAGGTAATATTGTAATTGATATCGGAGGAGGAACTTCTGATATAGCAATAATTTCAGCTGGTGACATTATAATTTCAAGATCAATTAAAGTAGCAGGAAATGCATTTAATGATGAAATTAAAAAATATGTTAGATCAGAATATAACGTAACTATTGGTGATAGAACTGCAGAAAATGTAAAAAAAGAACTTGGTTCACTTGCTAAATATAAAGGTGAAAAAACAATGTCTGTATTTGGTAGAGATATCGTTTCTGGTTTACCAAAAGAAGCAATTATTAGTTCAGAAGAAATTAGAAACGTGCTAGTTAATGCATTTAGTAGAATTACTGATATGGTTATTGAAATAATGGAAAATACACCTCCTGAATTAGCTGGTGACATTATATCAAATGGATTTATGTTATGTGGTGGCGGAGCACTTATAAGAGGTATTAAAGAATACTTTAATGGTATATTCTCAATACCATGTAAAATCTCACCAAGTCCAATGACAGGTGTTGTAGAAGGTGCACAAATATATCAAAAAGTTATAAATAGAAGAATAGAGTCAGGTTACTACGGTAAAAATGCTCGTGATTTAAGAAAAAGTAGCCAAAGTCAATACATTTAA